The genome window GTCAGCGTTGGTTTATTAGATTATCCTATTTTGATGGCATCGGATATTTTGTTGTATGATGCGGATCAAGTACCCGTGGGAGAAGACCAAAAACAACATTTAGAGTTAACCCGTGACATTGCGATACGTTTTAATGATCGTTTTGCAACAGAAGAATCTCCTGTTTTAAAAGTTCCTGAGCCTTTGATTCGTAAGGAAGGGGCGAGGGTAATGAGTTTGGCGGATGGTACGAAAAAGATGTCTAAGTCTGATCCTTCTGATTTGAGTCGTATTAGTCTTTTAGATTCTGCTGATATGATCAAGAAAAAGATTAAGAAGTGTAAAACTGATCCTACCATGGGTTTGGCGTTTGATCCGGCTCGTCCTGAGTGTAATAATTTACTGGGTTTATATACTATTTTCTCTGGTAAGACAAAGGAGGAAGTAGCGGTTGAATGTGCTGATATGGGGTGGGGTAAGTTTAAGCCTTTGTTGACTGAGGCGACGATTGAAGCCTTGACTCCTATTCAGACTAAGTATGCGGAAATTGTGGCGGAAAAGGGTTATCTTGATTCTGTATTAAAGGATGGTAAGGATAAGGCTGGGGAAGTGGCAGGGGCTACCCTCAAAAGGGTAAAAGAGGCTCTTGGTTTTTTGATTGGTTAATAGATATTTTTAACCTTGTGCTATAGAAACTTTATCCTATTTTTATAAAGTTGATCTCCCCTACTTAATAAGGGGAGGGATATTATTTAAAATTTTCTATAAATTATTTAGAAATTCGATCATCAAAAAAACTTTCTCAACCTCCTCTAAATTAGTGAACTTTGAATGTTAAATATCCCATTATTTTTTGCACTTTACATATTTTCAAATATTATGAAAAACTTATTTATCTACATTATTAAAAAAATATAAAAATGGGAAATAATTTGTCAAAACTACAAGGTGCGATCGCCCTTAAAGAGTTTCTAATCACCGCAGAAATTACTCCTCCAAAAGGGGGAAATCCAGAAAGAATGTTAACAGTGGCAAAGGTATTAAAAAATAGAGTCCATGGGGTCAACATTACCGATGGAAGTCGTGCTGTGTTGAGGATGTCATCGGTAGCCGCATCGGCTTTATTATTAAAAGAAGGCATTGAACCTATTTGTCAAGTGACAGGGCGCGATCGCAACTCCATCGGTTTACAGGCAGATTTAATGGGGGCTTATGCCCTAGGCATTAGAAATATTTTAGCACTCACAGGAGATCCCATAAAAGCAGGGGATCATACCCAAGCTAGGGCTGTTTTTGAATTAGAGTCTATCAAATTATTAAAGTTAATTGATAAATTAAATCTAGGTTTTGATATTAATAATAAACCGTTAGTAGATGGTAATTTAGACTTATTTGCAGGGGCTGCGGTGGATCCTCAATCCAAAAGTTGGTCTGGTTTACAAAGACGTTTTGAAAAAAAATTAGAAGCAGGGGCTCAGTTTTTCCAAAGTCAATTAATCACTGATTTTGAAAAGCTAGATAAATTTATGACCCAAATTGCTGTTAAGGGCGATCGCCCTATTTTAGCAGGAATATTCCTCTTAAAAAGTGCTAAAAACGCTTTATTTATTAATAAATATGTCCCAGGGGTAGAAATTCCAGACCACATAATTAAACGCTTAGAAAAAGCCAAAAATCCTCTCCAAGAAGGAATAAAAATTGCTTCAGAACAAGTAAAAATGGCTCAAGATATATGTCAAGGAGTCCATTTAATGGCGGTTAAAAAAGAAGAATTAATTCCCGAAATTTTAGATTTAGCAAGAATAAAACCCTTACAATAAACAAAATATTATTGACAAACAAAAATTAACCCACCACATCAGGAAAAGAAAAAGCAGGGCTATGGGGAGTATTCTTCAACGCCACCATCAAAGCATCATGGATTTTTCCATTGGTAGCTAAAATGCGCCCTGTTTGAATGTCGAAATCTGTACCATCATAGGCGGTAATATACCCCCCCGCTTCTCTCACGATTACCACCCCCGCGAGTAAATCCCAGGGGCTTAACCCCCTTTCCCAATAACCGTCTAATCTTCCCCCTGCCATCTCACACAAATCGAGGGAAGCACTTCCAGCCCTTCTTACCCCTTGAGTTAGGTGGGTAAGATAGCAAAATTCGGCGTAATTATTATCGTCAGTTTCCCGTCTATCGTAGGCAAATCCTGTCACTAGTAAACTATCTTTTAATTCCTCTGTGTTGGACACCCTGACGGGTTTGCCGTTGAGGGTTGCCCCTAATCCTTTACCAGCACACCATAATTCTTCTTTCATAGGGTTATAAACCACTCCCACGGAGGGGATGCCGTCAATATTTAGACCGATGGAAACAGCTGCTTGAGGGTAGCCATGGGCATAGTTGGTGGTGCCGTCTAGGGGATCAATTACCCATTGATATTTGTGGTTTTGATTGCCACTTTTTCCTGATTCTTCAGCAAAAATAGCGTGATTGGGGCAGTGTCTTTGTATGACTTTTATTACTTGCGCTTCGGATTCCTTATCTACTTGGGTGACAAGATCACCTGATCTACCTTTTTGGGCGATCGCCAATTGTTTCCCCCAATAG of Cyanobacterium sp. HL-69 contains these proteins:
- the trpS gene encoding tryptophanyl-tRNA synthetase TrpS, with the translated sequence MSKKRILSGVQPTGNLHIGNYLGAIRNWVEMQPQYDNFFCVVDLHAITVPHDPTVLAQDTYNIAALYLACGIDLSYSTIFVQSHVTAHSELAWLLNCVTPLNWLERMIQFKEKAIKQGENVSVGLLDYPILMASDILLYDADQVPVGEDQKQHLELTRDIAIRFNDRFATEESPVLKVPEPLIRKEGARVMSLADGTKKMSKSDPSDLSRISLLDSADMIKKKIKKCKTDPTMGLAFDPARPECNNLLGLYTIFSGKTKEEVAVECADMGWGKFKPLLTEATIEALTPIQTKYAEIVAEKGYLDSVLKDGKDKAGEVAGATLKRVKEALGFLIG
- the metF gene encoding 5,10-methylenetetrahydrofolate reductase MetF, with the protein product MGNNLSKLQGAIALKEFLITAEITPPKGGNPERMLTVAKVLKNRVHGVNITDGSRAVLRMSSVAASALLLKEGIEPICQVTGRDRNSIGLQADLMGAYALGIRNILALTGDPIKAGDHTQARAVFELESIKLLKLIDKLNLGFDINNKPLVDGNLDLFAGAAVDPQSKSWSGLQRRFEKKLEAGAQFFQSQLITDFEKLDKFMTQIAVKGDRPILAGIFLLKSAKNALFINKYVPGVEIPDHIIKRLEKAKNPLQEGIKIASEQVKMAQDICQGVHLMAVKKEELIPEILDLARIKPLQ
- the suhB gene encoding myo-inositol-1(or 4)-monophosphatase; this encodes MTAKESISIYLDIALLAARAGGAVLSHYWGKQLAIAQKGRSGDLVTQVDKESEAQVIKVIQRHCPNHAIFAEESGKSGNQNHKYQWVIDPLDGTTNYAHGYPQAAVSIGLNIDGIPSVGVVYNPMKEELWCAGKGLGATLNGKPVRVSNTEELKDSLLVTGFAYDRRETDDNNYAEFCYLTHLTQGVRRAGSASLDLCEMAGGRLDGYWERGLSPWDLLAGVVIVREAGGYITAYDGTDFDIQTGRILATNGKIHDALMVALKNTPHSPAFSFPDVVG